A region from the Penaeus monodon isolate SGIC_2016 chromosome 17, NSTDA_Pmon_1, whole genome shotgun sequence genome encodes:
- the LOC119583886 gene encoding beta-1,3-galactosyltransferase 5-like, with protein sequence MYCFIHPGHINKILTVLMTVVLVTFDGIPYISHDLTKYKISYGNRIQRDVQWRHTPASSPCPPHVTVIAFVTSSPDHRERRDRIRNTWANPVYYPHKDLKFLFVIGATANASVQAAVDEEVAQFDDIIQNNFNDSYRNLTYKTIAWLSWVVNHCPDVPFALKVDDDVVVNPFGLQVLYGKINRKTISQRNEGKPAVGKIYGRIILSQPQRHGRWALSKEEYAANYFPPYATGAAYIVDNVALKKLWDHVPLAPFLWIEDVFLTGMVAREAELKHEWLNYLYLEKQLSEYWYREYGIFLFEASPQDAQKAWDHIIK encoded by the exons ATGTATTGTTTCATCCATCCAGGACATATAAACAAGATCTTGACGGTGCTGATGACAGTGGTGCTTGTGACTTTTGACGGAATTCCTTACATTTCTCATGATCTCACAAAATACAAGATTTCCTATGG GAACCGCATCCAACGCGACGTCCAGTGGCGCCACACCCCCGCCAGCTCGCCGTGCCCGCCGCACGTAACCGTCATCGCCTTCGTCACCTCGAGCCCCGACCACCGCGAACGCCGAGACAGGATCAGGAATACGTGGGCCAACCCGGTCTACTATCCGCACAAAGATCTCAA ATTCCTGTTTGTGATAGGAGCCACAGCAAACGCTTCTGTGCAGGCTGCCGTGGACGAGGAGGTGGCGCAGTTTGATGATATTATTCAAAACAACTTCAATGATTCATATCG GAACCTAACGTACAAGACCATCGCGTGGCTGTCGTGGGTCGTGAACCATTGCCCCGACGTTCCCTTCGCTCTCAAGGTGGACGACGACGTGGTTGTAAACCCCTTCGGTCTACAAGTTTTATATGGAAAGATCAATCGGAAG ACCATCTCGCAAAGAAATGAGGGAAAACCGGCTGTCGGGAAAATATACGGAAGAATCATTCTGTCACAACCCCAGAGGCACGGGCGTTGGGCGCTATCAAAG GAGGAGTACGCTGCAAATTATTTCCCGCCGTATGCCACGGGGGCAGCTTACATCGTTGATAACGTAGCGCTCAAGAAGCTCTGGGATCACGTTCCTCTTGCTCCCTTTCTGTGGATAGAAGACGTGTTCCTCACCGGGATGGTGGCACGAGAAGCTGAGCTTAAGCATGAGTGGCTAAACTACCTTTACCTGGAGAAACAATTATCCGAATATTGGTATAGAGAATATGGAATTTTCTTGTTTGAAGCCTCGCCACAGGATGCACAGAAGGCGTGGGATCACATCATTAAATAA